The genomic region TGCGATAACCAGTTTAGTTTGGTCTATATCTACCAAGTCATGTTTTAATTGATAAGAGATTAGTTTTTCTGTTTCTCCTGCATCTCTTTGTTGTTTGGTTTCACCCACACAGAGAATAGGTGTTAGCCCATACTTTTGGGCAGCTTTAAGGCGCAGGTTAACAGTTTCATCGGTTTCGCCAAAATATTGTCGTCTTTCACTATGGCCAATAATAACATAGCGAACACCTATTTCCAACAGCATGGGGGCGGCAATTTCACCCGTATAGGCTCCATTTTCCGCCCAGTGCACGTTTTGCGCGCCCAAACTCACACGACTACCGTGTAGATATTTGGACATAACATTTAAGTTTGTAAAGGGGGGACACAATACAACCTCTCTTATAGAGGGTGTTTCCTCCAATTCAGGCAGAAATCCGCGCAGGAACTCCTCTGATTCCGCCTGGGTTTTGAACATTTTCCAGTTACCAGCAATAACTATTTTTCGCACAGGTGATTTTATTAAGATGCTAACGCTACCAGATCAACTCCTAACTCTACTACTTTTTGTGACCCCTTGGAGCAAAAATAAATAATATGACAAATATCACATCTAAATTACCCCAACCCGAAAACAATAATTCTTCTGACACAGAACTGGATGAGGCGATTTTCAGTTTTGGAAATATTCAAGCGGAACTGAACTATGGACAAGCTAAAACTGCTTTGAAAACTTTGGTGACCCGTCTTGACCTGACTGCTCAAGAAATGTGTGGGTTAGAGAGTGAAATAGCAGATTTAGAAACCATGTTGGGAAAATTAGAAGACATGGTGGTACAAATAGCGGCCTTTGGCATGGTAGGAAGGGGCAAGTCTTCTCTTTTGAATGCTTTGGTTGGTCAGCCAATATTTGAAACTGGACCTTTACATGGGGTTACCCGTGCGGAACAAAAAGTTAACTGGACCATGTCCCAGGAAGCTATGGGTACGTTCAAGGCTACTTTTCTCTCCCCAGATCAATCTCAAGTAGTTTTAGTAGATACACCGGGATTAGATGAGGTTGATGGAGAAACTCGTGCTGCTTTGGCACAAAAGGTAGCAAAACAAGCCGATTTAATTTTATTTGTGATTGCTGGCGATATGACCAAGATTGAGCAGGTGGCTCTTTCCCAG from Cylindrospermopsis curvispora GIHE-G1 harbors:
- the tpiA gene encoding triose-phosphate isomerase; protein product: MRKIVIAGNWKMFKTQAESEEFLRGFLPELEETPSIREVVLCPPFTNLNVMSKYLHGSRVSLGAQNVHWAENGAYTGEIAAPMLLEIGVRYVIIGHSERRQYFGETDETVNLRLKAAQKYGLTPILCVGETKQQRDAGETEKLISYQLKHDLVDIDQTKLVIAYEPIWAIGTGDTCESAEANRVIGLIRSQLTNNKVPIQYGGSVKPNNIDEIMAQSEIDGVLVGGASLEPDSFARIVNYQ